The proteins below are encoded in one region of Rhabdothermincola salaria:
- a CDS encoding MarR family winged helix-turn-helix transcriptional regulator — protein MTPPPPDAEAPADATPARTAIDDETASRLRLALMRVARRLRQESPPGVTPSQLSALATIDGRGPLTIGELAAHENVQPPTISRIVGTLEGDGWVERIADANDRRVALVRSTPKAHRELARIRRERNAYLARRLSSLEPADLEAVLAALPALERLLQEEER, from the coding sequence ATGACCCCTCCCCCACCCGACGCCGAGGCCCCCGCCGACGCCACCCCGGCCCGCACCGCCATCGACGACGAGACCGCCAGCCGGCTGCGTCTCGCCCTCATGCGGGTGGCCCGACGACTGCGCCAGGAGAGTCCGCCCGGGGTCACCCCCTCGCAGCTGTCGGCCCTGGCCACCATCGACGGTCGCGGCCCGCTCACCATCGGCGAGCTGGCCGCGCACGAGAACGTCCAACCTCCCACCATCAGCCGCATCGTGGGCACGCTGGAGGGCGACGGGTGGGTGGAGCGCATCGCCGACGCCAACGACCGACGGGTGGCGTTGGTGCGCTCCACGCCCAAGGCCCACCGGGAGCTGGCCCGCATCCGTCGAGAGCGCAACGCCTACCTCGCCCGCCGTCTGTCCAGCCTCGAGCCGGCCGACCTCGAGGCCGTGCTCGCCGCCCTTCCCGCCCTCGAGCGCCTCCTGCAGGAGGAGGAGCGTTGA
- a CDS encoding NAD(P)-dependent oxidoreductase, protein MLTVLSQVGDADRLGLDPALADRVRVVPIPIEGELEEGVTGEVLLSRPAAVPNFAHVVERGVRWVHLIGTGIDEFPLHLMGSDLVLTNSRGMSAVPISEWVVSTMLAFEKRLPDVWIHEPPAQWNMPAAPLGTLHGRRVGLVGLGGIGTAIAERLVPFGCEVRALRRSDRPSPVAGVELVADIDALVDECHHVVLVAPLTEATRGLIDARVLAEMLPGVHLVNVARGPLVDQDALRDALDRGHVACASIDAPDPEPLPEGHWMYSHPRVRLSPHVSWNWPGAGADLYRAFRENLARHLAGEPLENVIDPSVGY, encoded by the coding sequence GTGCTCACCGTGCTCAGCCAGGTCGGCGACGCCGATCGACTCGGCCTCGACCCCGCACTCGCCGATCGGGTCCGAGTGGTGCCCATCCCCATCGAGGGGGAGCTCGAGGAGGGCGTCACCGGCGAGGTGCTGCTCAGCCGTCCCGCCGCCGTGCCCAACTTCGCCCATGTCGTCGAGAGGGGCGTGCGGTGGGTCCACCTCATCGGCACCGGCATCGACGAGTTCCCGCTGCACCTGATGGGCTCGGACCTGGTGCTCACCAATTCACGGGGCATGAGCGCCGTCCCCATCTCCGAGTGGGTCGTGTCCACCATGCTGGCGTTCGAGAAGCGACTGCCCGACGTCTGGATCCACGAGCCGCCGGCGCAGTGGAACATGCCCGCCGCTCCGCTCGGGACCCTCCACGGGCGCCGGGTGGGGCTCGTCGGCCTGGGGGGCATCGGTACGGCCATCGCCGAACGCCTGGTGCCGTTCGGGTGCGAGGTGCGGGCGCTGCGCCGCAGCGACCGTCCCAGCCCGGTGGCGGGGGTCGAGCTCGTGGCCGACATCGATGCGCTCGTCGACGAGTGCCACCACGTGGTCCTGGTGGCACCGCTCACCGAGGCCACCCGTGGCCTGATCGACGCTCGGGTGCTGGCGGAGATGCTCCCCGGTGTGCACCTCGTGAACGTGGCTCGGGGGCCCCTCGTCGACCAGGATGCGCTGCGTGACGCCCTCGACCGGGGGCACGTCGCCTGCGCCAGCATCGACGCCCCCGATCCCGAACCGCTTCCCGAGGGGCACTGGATGTACTCCCACCCGCGGGTGCGGCTCAGCCCCCACGTGTCGTGGAACTGGCCGGGGGCCGGCGCCGACCTCTACCGGGCCTTCCGCGAGAACCTGGCGCGCCACCTCGCCGGCGAACCGCTCGAGAACGTCATCGATCCGTCTGTCGGCTACTGA
- a CDS encoding multicopper oxidase domain-containing protein, which yields MSEPLQDYSEGRLENLERRVDSDERRGGTISVLVAGFAAMALIVSVVGVGLGLRAIDESNGTGSAAGGSETIDVELGDLWVKPSSIEVPAGTEVMVNVTNSGAMPHDLVLAGGVGTAMLEPGERETVSLGVVEADTEAWCTVPGHRDAGMTMDIVVTGGSGVDASAGEANSADAASIDFSATTPVEFTPYDPNLAPAPGGTEHTITMRATETVMEVAPGVTQELWTFDDQVPGPMLRGKVGDLFTVTLVNDGEIGHSIDFHSSKVAWNDEMRTIAPGESLVYQYRAEYAGIFMYHCGTAPALHHIGNGMFGAIVIDPPNLPAVDHELVMVQSEFYLGPDGEPGSLAKMQDDAWDAVVFNGYVNQYLDHPIAVEADQRIRVWVLDAGPSENSSFHVVGLIFDTVFKEGAYLLQPGNPTQGGSQALDLQPAQGGFVEFTLAEDGLYPFVTHKFSNVGKGAIGLFNAGGVEVAGGGH from the coding sequence ATGAGTGAGCCACTACAGGACTATTCCGAGGGCCGACTCGAGAACCTCGAGCGACGGGTCGACAGTGACGAGCGCAGGGGTGGCACCATCAGCGTGCTCGTGGCGGGCTTCGCCGCCATGGCGCTCATCGTGAGCGTGGTCGGGGTGGGTCTCGGCCTGCGCGCCATCGACGAGAGCAACGGCACCGGCTCGGCGGCCGGAGGCTCCGAGACCATCGACGTGGAGCTCGGCGATCTCTGGGTGAAGCCCTCCAGCATCGAGGTCCCGGCCGGCACCGAGGTGATGGTGAACGTCACCAACTCCGGGGCCATGCCCCACGACCTCGTGCTCGCCGGCGGGGTCGGCACCGCCATGCTCGAGCCCGGCGAGCGCGAGACCGTCAGCCTCGGCGTGGTCGAGGCCGACACCGAGGCCTGGTGCACCGTGCCAGGACACCGGGACGCGGGCATGACCATGGACATCGTGGTCACCGGCGGCTCCGGGGTGGACGCATCGGCGGGTGAGGCCAACAGTGCCGACGCGGCCAGCATCGACTTCTCGGCGACCACGCCGGTGGAGTTCACCCCCTACGACCCGAACCTGGCGCCGGCCCCGGGTGGCACCGAGCACACCATCACCATGCGGGCCACCGAGACGGTGATGGAGGTGGCCCCCGGCGTCACCCAGGAGCTGTGGACCTTCGACGACCAGGTCCCCGGCCCGATGCTCCGTGGCAAGGTCGGCGACCTGTTCACCGTGACGCTGGTGAACGACGGCGAGATCGGCCACTCCATCGACTTCCACTCCAGCAAGGTGGCGTGGAACGACGAAATGCGCACCATCGCCCCGGGAGAGTCGCTCGTCTACCAGTACAGGGCCGAGTACGCCGGGATCTTCATGTACCACTGCGGCACGGCACCGGCGCTGCACCACATCGGCAACGGCATGTTCGGGGCGATCGTCATCGACCCACCGAACCTCCCGGCGGTGGACCACGAGCTCGTCATGGTGCAGTCGGAGTTCTACCTGGGCCCCGATGGTGAACCGGGCAGCCTGGCCAAGATGCAGGACGACGCGTGGGACGCCGTGGTCTTCAACGGCTACGTGAACCAGTACCTGGATCACCCGATCGCCGTGGAGGCGGACCAGCGCATCCGAGTGTGGGTGCTCGACGCCGGCCCCAGCGAGAACTCGAGCTTCCACGTCGTGGGCTTGATCTTCGACACCGTCTTCAAGGAGGGCGCCTACCTGCTCCAGCCCGGCAACCCGACGCAGGGCGGGTCCCAGGCGCTCGATCTGCAACCGGCCCAGGGTGGGTTCGTGGAGTTCACGCTGGCCGAGGACGGCCTGTACCCGTTCGTCACCCACAAGTTCTCCAACGTGGGCAAGGGTGCGATCGGCCTGTTCAACGCCGGCGGCGTGGAGGTGGCCGGCGGAGGCCACTGA
- a CDS encoding succinate dehydrogenase/fumarate reductase iron-sulfur subunit: MNLTLKVWRQDGPNDAGHFETYQASDVKDEMSFLEMLDVVNENLIEAGHEPITFDSDCREGICGTCGLMINGQAHGPQKGTATCQLHMRKFRDGETVTIEPFRAAAFPVIRDLMVDRSAFDAIIESGGFISADTGAAQDANEMLIPKPAVDTAMDAAACIGCGACVAACPNGAGQLFTSAKLAHLNLLPQGQAERWKRTEDMVETMEAFFGSCTNYGECQEACPKEIPIDFIALMNRDFLKSKLKNRKLLGQQV; encoded by the coding sequence GTGAACCTCACCCTCAAGGTCTGGCGCCAGGACGGCCCGAACGACGCCGGCCACTTCGAGACCTACCAGGCCAGCGACGTGAAGGACGAGATGTCCTTCCTCGAGATGCTCGACGTCGTCAACGAGAACCTCATCGAAGCCGGGCACGAGCCCATCACCTTCGACAGTGACTGCCGTGAAGGCATCTGCGGCACCTGCGGGCTCATGATCAACGGCCAGGCCCACGGCCCCCAGAAGGGCACCGCCACCTGCCAGCTGCACATGCGCAAGTTCCGCGATGGCGAGACCGTCACCATCGAACCGTTCCGCGCCGCGGCCTTCCCGGTCATCCGCGACCTCATGGTCGACCGCAGCGCCTTCGACGCCATCATCGAGTCGGGTGGCTTCATCTCGGCCGACACGGGGGCGGCGCAGGACGCCAACGAGATGCTCATCCCGAAGCCGGCGGTCGACACCGCCATGGACGCCGCCGCCTGCATCGGCTGCGGGGCCTGCGTCGCCGCCTGCCCCAACGGCGCCGGCCAGCTGTTCACCTCGGCCAAGCTGGCCCACCTGAACCTGCTGCCCCAGGGCCAGGCCGAACGCTGGAAGCGCACCGAGGACATGGTCGAGACCATGGAGGCCTTCTTCGGCTCGTGCACCAACTACGGCGAGTGCCAGGAAGCGTGCCCCAAGGAGATCCCGATCGACTTCATCGCTCTGATGAACCGTGACTTCCTGAAGTCGAAGCTCAAGAACCGCAAGCTGCTCGGCCAGCAGGTCTGA
- a CDS encoding fumarate reductase/succinate dehydrogenase flavoprotein subunit — MDLDSKVPEGDIQDRWDNHRFDMKLVNPANKRKFTVLVVGTGLAGAAAAASLAELGYHVKCFTFHDSPRRAHSIAAQGGINAAKNYKNDGDSIYRLFYDTVKGGDFRARESNVYRLAQVSVDIIDQCVAQGVPFAREYGGLLDNRSFGGAQVSRTFYARGQTGQQLLLGAYQALMQQVALGRVELHTKTELLDIVTKDGVAAGIVTRDITTGEIKSWSGHATMLATGGYGNVFYLSTNAMNCNATAAWRAHKKGALFSNPCYTQIHPTCIPASDPFQSKLTLMSESLRNDGRIWVPKGFDDNRPPDQIPESERDYFLERKYPAFGNLVPRDVASRNAKTVVDEGRGVGPLKNGVYLDFGDAIGRLGEKTVYERYGNLFDMYERITDENPSKVPMRIYPASHYTMGGLWVDYNLMTNVPGLYALGEANFSDHGANRLGASALMQGLADGYFVAPYTVGDWLSGLLGQDPVSTDDPVFKAAEQGVRDEMQRWISVGGTKSPEYYHRELGKLVWDYCGMARDRNGLEKALTEIPALREEFEKNVRVLGSPDGVNQSLEKVGRVADFFELGELMCRDALMREESAGGHFRVEHQTEEGEAQRDDENFSFVSAWEWQGSDTPQELHKEPLTFEYVKPSQRSYK, encoded by the coding sequence ATCGACCTCGACTCCAAGGTTCCCGAAGGCGACATCCAGGACCGCTGGGACAACCACCGCTTCGACATGAAGCTGGTGAACCCGGCCAACAAGCGCAAGTTCACCGTGCTGGTGGTGGGCACCGGCCTGGCCGGGGCCGCCGCTGCCGCCAGCCTGGCCGAGCTCGGCTACCACGTGAAGTGCTTCACCTTCCACGACTCGCCTCGCCGGGCCCACTCCATCGCCGCCCAGGGCGGCATCAACGCGGCCAAGAACTACAAGAACGACGGCGACAGCATCTACCGCCTCTTCTACGACACCGTGAAGGGCGGCGACTTCCGGGCCCGCGAGTCCAACGTGTACCGCCTGGCCCAGGTGAGCGTCGACATCATCGACCAGTGCGTGGCCCAGGGCGTGCCCTTCGCCCGCGAGTACGGCGGTCTGCTCGACAACCGCTCGTTCGGTGGCGCCCAGGTCTCGCGCACCTTCTACGCCCGCGGCCAGACCGGCCAGCAGCTCCTCCTCGGCGCCTACCAGGCGCTCATGCAGCAGGTGGCCCTCGGGCGGGTCGAGCTGCACACCAAGACCGAGCTGCTCGACATCGTCACCAAGGACGGCGTCGCCGCCGGCATCGTCACCCGCGACATCACCACCGGCGAGATCAAGAGCTGGTCCGGGCACGCCACCATGCTCGCCACCGGCGGGTACGGCAACGTCTTCTACCTGTCGACCAACGCCATGAACTGCAACGCCACCGCCGCGTGGCGGGCCCACAAGAAGGGGGCGCTGTTCTCCAACCCCTGCTACACGCAGATCCACCCGACCTGCATCCCGGCCAGCGACCCGTTCCAGTCCAAGCTCACCCTCATGTCGGAGTCGCTGCGCAACGACGGGCGCATCTGGGTGCCCAAGGGGTTCGACGACAACCGTCCGCCCGACCAGATCCCCGAGAGCGAGCGCGACTACTTCCTCGAGCGCAAGTACCCGGCGTTCGGCAACCTGGTCCCTCGCGACGTGGCCTCGCGCAACGCCAAGACCGTCGTCGACGAGGGGCGCGGCGTGGGCCCGCTCAAGAACGGCGTCTACCTCGACTTCGGCGATGCCATCGGGCGCCTCGGCGAGAAGACCGTCTACGAGCGCTACGGCAACCTCTTCGACATGTACGAGCGCATCACCGACGAGAACCCCTCGAAGGTGCCCATGCGCATCTACCCCGCCTCCCACTACACGATGGGCGGGCTGTGGGTCGACTACAACCTCATGACCAACGTGCCCGGGCTCTACGCCCTCGGTGAGGCCAACTTCTCCGACCACGGCGCCAACCGCCTCGGGGCCTCGGCCCTCATGCAGGGCCTGGCCGACGGCTACTTCGTCGCCCCCTACACCGTCGGCGACTGGCTCTCCGGCCTGCTCGGCCAGGACCCCGTCTCCACCGACGACCCGGTCTTCAAGGCCGCCGAGCAGGGCGTGCGCGACGAGATGCAGCGCTGGATCTCCGTCGGGGGCACCAAGTCGCCGGAGTACTACCACCGCGAGCTGGGCAAGCTCGTCTGGGACTACTGCGGCATGGCCCGCGACCGCAACGGCCTCGAGAAGGCCCTCACCGAGATCCCGGCGTTGCGCGAGGAGTTCGAGAAGAACGTCCGCGTGCTCGGATCGCCCGACGGCGTCAACCAGTCGCTCGAGAAGGTGGGCCGCGTGGCCGACTTCTTCGAGCTCGGCGAGCTCATGTGCCGCGATGCCCTCATGCGAGAGGAGTCCGCCGGCGGCCACTTCCGGGTCGAGCACCAGACCGAGGAGGGCGAGGCCCAGCGCGACGACGAGAACTTCTCGTTCGTGTCGGCGTGGGAGTGGCAGGGCTCCGACACCCCCCAGGAGCTCCACAAGGAGCCCCTGACGTTCGAGTACGTCAAGCCGTCCCAGCGCAGCTACAAGTAG
- a CDS encoding succinate dehydrogenase cytochrome b subunit, translated as MTATKEPSGFSPDITSTPIAPKQRRGGFALIDLYRSAIGKKWVMAITGILLMGFVFAHMVGNLKMYFGAEDFNAYGEFLRRLAYPLLPKTGALWLLRMGLIAAFALHIHAAYSLTMLNRKARPVAYQSKRDYIAVNWANRSMRWTGVIVLLFLFWHLADLTWGVDAVNGEFVYGEVYDNVVFSLERWPVALIYIVGNLALGVHLYHGSWSLFQTLGTMSAKFNPRHNPLRRGFAIGFAVIVAGANISFPIAVLTGVVG; from the coding sequence GTGACAGCAACCAAGGAACCGTCCGGTTTCTCGCCCGACATCACCTCCACGCCGATCGCTCCCAAGCAGCGTCGCGGCGGCTTCGCCCTGATCGACCTCTACCGGTCGGCGATCGGCAAGAAGTGGGTGATGGCGATCACCGGCATCCTGCTCATGGGCTTCGTGTTCGCCCACATGGTCGGCAACCTCAAGATGTACTTCGGCGCCGAGGACTTCAACGCCTACGGCGAGTTCCTGCGCCGCCTGGCCTACCCGCTGCTGCCCAAGACCGGGGCCCTGTGGCTCCTGCGCATGGGCCTCATCGCCGCCTTCGCCCTGCACATCCACGCCGCCTACAGCCTCACCATGTTGAACCGCAAGGCTCGCCCGGTGGCCTACCAGTCCAAGCGCGACTACATCGCGGTGAACTGGGCCAACCGCTCGATGCGCTGGACCGGCGTCATCGTGCTGCTCTTCCTCTTCTGGCACCTGGCCGACCTCACCTGGGGCGTCGACGCCGTCAACGGCGAGTTCGTCTACGGCGAGGTCTACGACAACGTCGTCTTCAGCCTCGAGCGCTGGCCCGTCGCCCTCATCTACATCGTCGGCAACCTCGCCCTCGGCGTGCACCTGTACCACGGCTCCTGGAGCCTCTTCCAGACCCTGGGCACCATGAGCGCCAAGTTCAACCCCCGCCACAACCCGCTGCGCCGGGGCTTCGCGATCGGCTTCGCCGTCATCGTCGCCGGCGCCAACATCTCGTTCCCGATCGCCGTGCTGACCGGCGTGGTCGGGTGA
- a CDS encoding sigma 54-interacting transcriptional regulator — protein MSDSIDRPTTLGALRASGWVSRPVKDEVRVNAIERIKAGEALFPGVLGYEDTVLPQLENALLAGHDVIFLGERGQAKTRMIRSLTGLLDEWMPIVAGSEINDDPYAPVSRHARDLLAELGEDTPIEWVHRDDRFGEKLATPDTSIADLIGEVDPIKVAEGRYLSDELTLHYGLVPRTNRGIFAINELPDLAERIQVGLLNVLEERDVQVRGYKVRLPVDVMLFASANPEDYTNRGRIITPLKDRFGAQIRTHYPLDVPTEVTIARQEVRPLEAPGVDVTIPEYMAETVAELSQMARQSPHVNQRSGVSVRLTVANMETLVANAARRTLVHGETQVVPRVSDLEALASSTAGKLEIETIEEGRDEQVVEHLLKAAVLSVFRDHVAIEQLRSIVDAFDDDRIVQAGEDVLAADYVDLLDDIPALREPVLSLTGGDDSPAVVASAVEFLLEGLHLSKRLNKDAVGARAQYRAR, from the coding sequence ATGTCCGACTCGATCGACCGCCCCACCACGCTCGGTGCGCTGCGGGCCTCGGGCTGGGTGAGCCGTCCGGTCAAGGACGAGGTCCGGGTCAACGCCATCGAGCGCATCAAGGCCGGGGAGGCCCTCTTCCCAGGGGTGCTCGGCTACGAGGACACGGTCCTGCCCCAGCTCGAGAACGCCTTGCTGGCCGGGCACGACGTGATCTTCCTCGGCGAGCGGGGGCAGGCCAAGACCCGCATGATCCGCTCGCTCACCGGCCTGCTCGACGAGTGGATGCCCATCGTCGCCGGGTCCGAGATCAACGACGACCCGTACGCCCCGGTGTCACGGCACGCCCGCGACCTGCTGGCCGAGCTGGGCGAGGACACCCCGATCGAGTGGGTGCACCGTGACGACCGCTTCGGCGAGAAGCTGGCGACCCCGGACACGTCCATCGCCGACCTCATCGGCGAGGTCGACCCCATCAAGGTGGCCGAGGGCCGGTACCTCTCCGACGAGCTCACCCTCCACTACGGCCTGGTGCCGCGCACCAACCGGGGCATCTTCGCCATCAACGAGCTGCCCGACCTCGCCGAGCGCATCCAGGTCGGCCTGCTCAACGTGCTCGAGGAGCGCGACGTGCAGGTGCGGGGCTACAAGGTGCGCCTCCCGGTCGACGTGATGCTCTTCGCGTCGGCGAACCCGGAGGACTACACCAACCGCGGGCGCATCATCACGCCCCTGAAGGACCGCTTCGGCGCCCAGATCCGCACCCACTACCCGCTCGACGTGCCCACCGAGGTCACCATCGCCCGCCAGGAGGTGCGCCCCCTCGAGGCTCCCGGGGTCGACGTGACCATCCCCGAGTACATGGCCGAGACGGTCGCCGAGCTGTCGCAGATGGCCCGGCAGAGCCCGCACGTGAACCAGCGCTCGGGCGTGTCGGTGCGCCTCACCGTGGCCAACATGGAGACGTTGGTCGCCAACGCGGCCCGCCGCACCCTGGTCCACGGCGAGACCCAGGTGGTGCCCCGCGTGTCGGACCTCGAGGCCTTGGCGTCGTCCACCGCCGGCAAGCTCGAGATCGAGACCATCGAGGAGGGCCGCGACGAACAGGTCGTCGAGCACCTCCTGAAGGCCGCGGTGCTGTCGGTCTTCCGTGACCACGTGGCCATCGAGCAGCTCCGCTCGATCGTCGACGCCTTCGACGACGACCGCATCGTGCAGGCCGGCGAGGACGTGCTGGCGGCCGACTACGTCGACCTGCTCGACGACATCCCGGCGTTGCGCGAGCCGGTGCTGTCCCTGACGGGTGGCGACGACAGCCCGGCCGTGGTGGCCAGCGCCGTCGAGTTCCTGCTCGAGGGGCTCCACCTGTCCAAGCGCCTCAACAAGGACGCCGTCGGCGCCCGCGCCCAGTACCGCGCCCGGTAG
- the rpiA gene encoding ribose-5-phosphate isomerase RpiA, translated as MNERSAQDVAKEAAGRHAAGYVEPGMRVGLGTGSTVHWTIVELGERALDIVCTATSVQTHDLATSLGMTVVTPDEIGRLDIAIDGADEVAPGFDLTKGGGAAHTREKIVAAMADRFIVVVDESKLVPELGPFGIPLEVLDFAPGVVAAAVMALGAAEVTTRDRRSDNGNLIMDAHFGPIGDPVTLAAQLSAVPGLVEHGIFPGAMVERVVVAGTDATRELINQ; from the coding sequence ATGAACGAACGCTCCGCCCAGGATGTGGCCAAGGAGGCCGCCGGCCGCCACGCCGCCGGCTACGTCGAACCCGGGATGCGGGTGGGGCTGGGCACCGGTTCCACCGTGCACTGGACCATCGTCGAGCTGGGCGAACGAGCCCTCGACATCGTGTGCACGGCGACGTCGGTGCAGACCCACGACCTGGCCACCTCGCTCGGCATGACGGTGGTGACACCCGACGAGATCGGCCGACTCGACATCGCCATCGACGGCGCCGACGAGGTGGCCCCGGGGTTCGACCTCACCAAGGGCGGCGGTGCCGCCCACACGCGCGAGAAGATCGTGGCCGCCATGGCCGACCGCTTCATCGTGGTGGTCGACGAGTCCAAGCTGGTGCCCGAGCTCGGCCCGTTCGGCATCCCCCTGGAGGTGCTCGACTTCGCCCCCGGCGTGGTGGCCGCCGCCGTGATGGCCCTGGGCGCCGCCGAGGTCACCACCCGTGACCGGCGCAGCGACAACGGCAACCTGATCATGGACGCCCACTTCGGCCCGATCGGCGACCCCGTGACCCTGGCCGCGCAGCTCTCGGCCGTCCCCGGGCTCGTCGAGCACGGCATCTTCCCCGGCGCCATGGTCGAGCGCGTCGTGGTGGCCGGCACCGACGCCACCCGCGAGCTCATCAACCAGTGA
- a CDS encoding family 1 glycosylhydrolase: protein MTPRTDPSPHQPDDTGETRAAGAPIRWGTAATSSGTLGLSPRSDWSRWEADGRLPRSRDGSGFGVDFATDLELLAELGLTTLRWGLDWARLEPWPGRWDTDAADMVTEVLQAARRVGVDVWAVLHEGPLPGWFSEDEGGFGSDEGRRRTWPRHVDRVAEAFGDLVAGWVPVLDPYTRAAEGHLHGTRPPGGRDPEAFVDTLRDLHLVSHEAWRLLRSGEPPVATCIDVAPLHPDRRSRHPEERAAAVARAGEIDRLRSGMWARALTEGLLATPGRGEFEVAGLAGAYDVIGFTFRGARTVFADGTTGPYPADAPVAADGTAPWPEELGVAVRRLAEQHPGRPLALLGTGLVASEDDWRTEVAAGTVAEVRGARADGLPLGLALWETGIDGWNPITGLDVPDGLVDRARHPRLSAAVLATAAGRRPPA, encoded by the coding sequence GTGACCCCCCGGACCGATCCTTCCCCCCACCAGCCCGACGACACCGGCGAGACCCGCGCCGCCGGTGCGCCGATCCGCTGGGGCACCGCCGCCACCTCGTCCGGGACCCTCGGGCTCTCTCCCCGCAGCGACTGGTCCCGCTGGGAGGCCGACGGACGTCTCCCCCGTTCCCGCGACGGCAGCGGGTTCGGCGTGGACTTCGCCACCGATCTCGAGCTGCTGGCCGAGCTGGGCCTCACCACGCTGCGCTGGGGCCTCGACTGGGCCCGCCTCGAACCGTGGCCCGGCCGCTGGGACACCGACGCCGCCGACATGGTCACCGAGGTGCTGCAGGCCGCCCGCCGCGTCGGCGTCGACGTGTGGGCGGTGCTGCACGAGGGGCCCCTCCCCGGCTGGTTCAGCGAGGACGAGGGCGGCTTCGGGTCCGACGAGGGGCGTCGTCGCACCTGGCCCCGCCACGTCGACCGCGTGGCCGAGGCGTTCGGCGACCTGGTGGCCGGCTGGGTGCCCGTGCTCGATCCCTACACGCGAGCCGCCGAGGGCCACCTCCACGGCACCCGCCCGCCCGGCGGGCGGGACCCCGAGGCCTTCGTCGACACCCTGCGCGACCTCCACCTCGTGAGCCACGAGGCCTGGCGCCTCCTGCGCAGCGGCGAGCCTCCCGTCGCGACGTGCATCGACGTGGCGCCCCTCCACCCCGACCGACGGTCGCGGCACCCCGAGGAGCGCGCCGCCGCGGTGGCTCGGGCCGGCGAGATCGACCGCCTCCGGTCAGGGATGTGGGCCCGCGCCCTCACCGAAGGGCTGCTGGCCACGCCCGGACGCGGGGAGTTCGAGGTCGCCGGCCTGGCCGGCGCCTACGACGTGATCGGGTTCACCTTCCGGGGAGCCCGGACCGTGTTCGCCGACGGCACGACCGGCCCCTACCCCGCCGACGCCCCCGTCGCGGCCGACGGGACCGCTCCGTGGCCCGAGGAGCTCGGCGTGGCCGTGCGCCGCCTGGCCGAGCAGCACCCGGGCCGCCCGCTCGCCCTCCTCGGCACCGGCCTGGTGGCCAGCGAGGACGACTGGCGTACCGAGGTGGCGGCCGGCACCGTCGCCGAGGTCCGAGGGGCTCGAGCCGACGGCCTGCCCCTGGGCCTGGCCCTCTGGGAGACGGGCATCGACGGGTGGAACCCGATCACCGGCCTCGACGTCCCCGACGGCCTCGTCGACCGCGCCCGCCACCCCCGCCTCAGCGCTGCTGTCCTGGCCACCGCCGCCGGCCGGCGCCCTCCCGCCTGA